In a genomic window of Callospermophilus lateralis isolate mCalLat2 chromosome 12, mCalLat2.hap1, whole genome shotgun sequence:
- the Tex30 gene encoding testis-expressed protein 30 isoform X2: MNLPHLMSLASHLASHGFFCLRFTCKGLNIVHRIKAYKAVLNYLKTSGEYKLAGVFLGGRSMGSRAAASVMCHIEPDDADGFVRGLICISYPLHHPKQQHKLRDEDLFRIKDPVLFVSGSADEMCEKNLLEKVAQKMQAPNKIHWIEKANHSMAVKGRSTNDVFKEINTQILFWIQEITEMDKK; the protein is encoded by the exons ATGAATCTTCCTCATCTGATGTCATTGGCATCCCATCTTGCATCTCATGGCTTTTTTTGCCTGAGATTTACCTGTAAAGGCCTTAATATTGTGCATAGAATTAAGGCATACAAAGCAGTTTTG AATTACCTAAAGACCTCAGGAGAATACAAACTTGCAGGTGTTTTCCTTGGAG GTCGTTCAATGGGCTCAAGAGCAGCTGCTTCTGTAATGTGTCATATTGAGCCAGATGATGCTGATGGTTTTGTTCGAGGtctcatttgtatttcttatccACTGCACCATCCAAAACAACAGCATAAACTCAGAGATGAAGATCTCTTTCGTATAAAAGATCCTGTACTGTTTGTGTCAGGCTCAGCAGATGAAATGTGTGAGAAG aacttgtTGGAGAAAGTGGCACAGAAAATGCAAGCTCCCAATAAAATCCACTGGATTGAGAAGGCAAATCATTCCATGGCAGTGAAAGGACGGTCAACAAATGAtgttttcaaagaaataaatacACAGATTTTGTTTTGGATCCAAGAAATCACTGAAATGGACAAGAAATAA
- the Tex30 gene encoding testis-expressed protein 30 isoform X1, whose product MSHTEVKLKIPFGNKLLDAVCLVPSKSLTYGIILTHGASGDMNLPHLMSLASHLASHGFFCLRFTCKGLNIVHRIKAYKAVLNYLKTSGEYKLAGVFLGGRSMGSRAAASVMCHIEPDDADGFVRGLICISYPLHHPKQQHKLRDEDLFRIKDPVLFVSGSADEMCEKNLLEKVAQKMQAPNKIHWIEKANHSMAVKGRSTNDVFKEINTQILFWIQEITEMDKK is encoded by the exons ATGAGTCATACAGAG GTTAAATTAAAAATACCTTTTGGAAATAAGTTGCTGGATGCTGTTTGTTTGGTACCTAGCAAGAGTTTAACATACGGAATAATTCTTACACATGGAGCATCAGGAGATATGAATCTTCCTCATCTGATGTCATTGGCATCCCATCTTGCATCTCATGGCTTTTTTTGCCTGAGATTTACCTGTAAAGGCCTTAATATTGTGCATAGAATTAAGGCATACAAAGCAGTTTTG AATTACCTAAAGACCTCAGGAGAATACAAACTTGCAGGTGTTTTCCTTGGAG GTCGTTCAATGGGCTCAAGAGCAGCTGCTTCTGTAATGTGTCATATTGAGCCAGATGATGCTGATGGTTTTGTTCGAGGtctcatttgtatttcttatccACTGCACCATCCAAAACAACAGCATAAACTCAGAGATGAAGATCTCTTTCGTATAAAAGATCCTGTACTGTTTGTGTCAGGCTCAGCAGATGAAATGTGTGAGAAG aacttgtTGGAGAAAGTGGCACAGAAAATGCAAGCTCCCAATAAAATCCACTGGATTGAGAAGGCAAATCATTCCATGGCAGTGAAAGGACGGTCAACAAATGAtgttttcaaagaaataaatacACAGATTTTGTTTTGGATCCAAGAAATCACTGAAATGGACAAGAAATAA